One Candidatus Hydrogenedentota bacterium genomic region harbors:
- a CDS encoding family 78 glycoside hydrolase catalytic domain: MRPMSRLVSVLPALLLCASTQAEFAAPFNLRCEYRVNPLGIDSMQPRLAWNLGSARRGQLQSAYQILAASSPELLAEDKGDLWDSGQVDSGDAIQIAYAGAPLRSYQQCWWKVRAWNQDGKPSPWSEPAHWTMGVLDPADWAGAQWVGMSEGEAPHPLTGELNAAGWIWHPGDHPESSAKPGTAFFRKAFDMPESGGKALCLLAADNQATLFLNGKRVGDWGNFSTAGEFALTEHLRPGGNVLAVSVQNMGEGPNPAGLMAVVHVETAQGGMIAASTDGTWKTSDITQSGWEKPNFDDASWAMAQHLGPNGMEPWKAVRLSEPRILPARMLRREFDLDQPVRRAAVYFSGLGLSELYLNGEKVGDAVLSPGCTEYDKRVFYVSHEVTDRLNAGKNALGVWLGNGRYYAPRLTEPTKTLTYDYPAMLLLLRMEMADGSVRTLVSDPSWKLTADGPIRANNEYDGEVYDARMELPGWAAPGFDDAAWRAAEAAEAPGGVLSAEMMEPIRVTELVTPIALTNPAPGVYIYDMGQNMVGWTRMTVRGPKGATVRQRHAEVLKEDGTLYLDNIRGAKVTNEYTLKGEGVETYEPRFTYHGFRYLEITGHPGEPVLADITGCVVHDDVAPAGAFLCSDKLVNRIAKNIQWGVRGNYRSMPTDCPQRDERQGWLGDRSAECQGETYLYDISALYAKWVCDMEDGQKESGSVSDVCPSYWPLYNDNVTWPSSFIIIPSMLRRQYGDTRAAERHYDGMKKWITHMSGYIVDGIMPRDNYGDWCVPPEEQHLIHSKDPARKTPGDFLATAYFIYDLNLMAGYAGDLGETADADAFKAQAAEMLAAFNKKFLDEKNAKYANGTETSCVLPLAFGLVPEKVRKPLFDRLVTSIMDKGQGHLSTGLVGGQWLMRVLNDNGRPDVAWTLASQSTYPSWGYMVGKNATTIWELWNGDTADPAMNSHNHVMLVGDLNIWLYEHVAGIRPAAPGFKRLLLDPVAPEGLDFAEASHRSPYGQVFSRWEKKDGKFAWRVTIPANTTAEVRVPAKDAAKVTESGVPAAQADGLKFVKMDNGAAVFEAGSGTYQFEVEG; encoded by the coding sequence ATGCGCCCCATGTCACGACTGGTGTCTGTCCTGCCCGCCCTGCTGCTCTGCGCCTCCACCCAGGCGGAGTTCGCCGCGCCGTTCAACCTGCGCTGCGAATACCGGGTCAATCCGCTGGGCATTGACAGCATGCAGCCGCGTCTGGCCTGGAACCTCGGTTCCGCGCGGCGCGGTCAGTTGCAGTCGGCCTACCAGATACTGGCGGCGTCCTCACCGGAATTACTGGCGGAGGACAAGGGCGACCTGTGGGATTCGGGACAGGTGGACTCGGGCGACGCCATCCAGATTGCCTATGCGGGCGCCCCGCTGCGTTCTTACCAGCAATGCTGGTGGAAGGTCCGGGCGTGGAACCAGGACGGAAAACCTTCCCCCTGGAGCGAGCCCGCGCATTGGACCATGGGCGTGCTGGACCCGGCGGACTGGGCCGGGGCGCAGTGGGTGGGCATGAGCGAGGGCGAGGCGCCCCACCCGCTGACAGGGGAATTGAACGCTGCCGGTTGGATTTGGCACCCCGGAGACCACCCTGAGTCCTCCGCCAAACCGGGCACGGCCTTTTTCCGAAAGGCCTTTGACATGCCCGAAAGCGGCGGCAAGGCCCTTTGCCTGCTGGCGGCGGACAACCAGGCCACCCTTTTCCTGAACGGGAAGCGCGTGGGCGACTGGGGCAATTTCAGCACGGCGGGCGAGTTTGCCCTCACGGAGCACCTGCGGCCGGGCGGAAACGTGCTGGCCGTGTCGGTGCAGAACATGGGCGAGGGCCCGAACCCCGCAGGCCTGATGGCTGTGGTGCATGTGGAAACGGCGCAGGGCGGTATGATCGCCGCCTCCACGGACGGCACATGGAAGACTTCGGACATCACACAGTCCGGCTGGGAAAAGCCGAATTTTGATGATGCTTCCTGGGCCATGGCCCAGCACCTCGGCCCGAACGGCATGGAGCCGTGGAAGGCGGTGCGCCTCTCCGAGCCGCGCATTCTCCCCGCGCGGATGCTTCGCCGCGAATTTGACCTGGACCAGCCGGTGCGCCGCGCCGCGGTGTATTTTTCCGGACTGGGCCTCTCGGAGCTGTACCTGAACGGGGAGAAGGTGGGTGACGCGGTGCTCTCCCCCGGCTGCACGGAGTACGACAAGCGCGTGTTCTATGTCAGCCACGAGGTGACGGACCGGCTTAACGCCGGAAAGAACGCCCTGGGTGTGTGGCTGGGCAACGGGCGCTATTACGCCCCGCGCCTGACCGAGCCCACCAAAACGCTCACCTACGATTACCCGGCAATGCTCCTGCTGCTCCGCATGGAGATGGCGGACGGCAGCGTCCGCACCCTCGTGAGCGACCCGTCCTGGAAACTCACCGCGGACGGCCCCATCCGCGCGAACAACGAGTATGACGGCGAGGTGTACGACGCGCGGATGGAACTGCCCGGCTGGGCCGCGCCCGGCTTTGACGACGCCGCATGGCGCGCGGCGGAGGCCGCGGAGGCCCCCGGCGGGGTCCTTTCCGCCGAAATGATGGAGCCCATCCGCGTGACCGAACTGGTCACGCCCATAGCCCTCACGAATCCGGCGCCGGGCGTGTACATCTACGACATGGGCCAGAACATGGTGGGCTGGACCCGCATGACCGTGCGCGGCCCGAAAGGCGCCACCGTCCGCCAGCGCCACGCCGAGGTGCTCAAGGAGGACGGCACCCTCTACCTCGACAACATCCGGGGCGCAAAGGTCACCAACGAGTACACGCTGAAGGGGGAGGGCGTGGAGACCTACGAGCCGCGCTTCACCTACCACGGCTTCCGTTATCTGGAAATCACGGGGCATCCCGGCGAGCCGGTCCTCGCCGACATCACGGGCTGCGTGGTGCATGACGACGTGGCCCCGGCGGGCGCATTCCTCTGCTCGGACAAACTGGTGAACAGGATCGCGAAGAACATCCAGTGGGGCGTGCGCGGCAACTACCGCAGCATGCCCACGGACTGCCCCCAGCGCGACGAGCGCCAGGGCTGGCTGGGCGACCGTTCCGCCGAGTGCCAGGGCGAAACCTATCTCTATGACATTTCCGCGCTCTACGCGAAATGGGTCTGCGACATGGAGGACGGCCAAAAGGAAAGCGGCAGCGTCTCCGACGTGTGCCCGTCCTACTGGCCCCTGTACAACGACAACGTCACCTGGCCCAGCAGCTTCATCATCATCCCCTCCATGCTCCGGCGCCAGTACGGCGACACCCGCGCCGCCGAGCGCCATTATGACGGCATGAAGAAGTGGATCACCCACATGTCCGGCTACATTGTGGACGGCATCATGCCCCGTGACAACTACGGGGACTGGTGTGTGCCGCCGGAGGAGCAGCACCTCATCCACAGCAAGGACCCGGCCCGCAAGACCCCCGGCGACTTCCTGGCCACGGCGTATTTCATTTACGACCTGAACCTGATGGCGGGGTACGCAGGCGACCTGGGGGAAACGGCGGACGCGGACGCCTTCAAGGCGCAGGCCGCCGAGATGCTGGCCGCGTTCAACAAGAAGTTCCTCGACGAGAAAAACGCCAAATACGCCAACGGCACGGAGACCTCCTGCGTGCTGCCCCTGGCCTTCGGCCTCGTGCCGGAGAAGGTGCGCAAGCCCCTCTTTGACCGGCTGGTGACCAGTATCATGGACAAGGGCCAGGGCCACCTCTCCACCGGCCTCGTCGGCGGGCAGTGGCTCATGCGCGTCCTGAACGACAACGGGCGGCCCGACGTGGCCTGGACTCTGGCCAGCCAGAGTACCTATCCCAGTTGGGGTTACATGGTCGGCAAAAACGCCACCACCATCTGGGAGCTGTGGAACGGCGACACCGCGGACCCCGCCATGAACTCGCACAACCACGTCATGCTCGTCGGCGACCTCAACATCTGGCTCTACGAGCACGTCGCGGGCATCCGCCCCGCCGCGCCGGGTTTCAAGCGCCTGCTCCTTGATCCCGTGGCGCCGGAGGGGCTGGACTTCGCCGAGGCCTCGCACCGCTCGCCCTACGGGCAGGTGTTCAGCCGCTGGGAGAAGAAGGACGGCAAGTTTGCCTGGCGCGTCACCATCCCCGCGAACACCACCGCCGAAGTGCGCGTTCCC